GACGCCCGCCTGGTGTCCGCGGCGCGGGAGCACGCCGCCGCCATGGCCGCCGCCGGGCGGCTCGGTGTCGAGAGCAGCGACGGCGTCTCCGTGTACCAGCGGGTCACCGGCGCCGGGTACGCGTACCTCACGGTCGGCGAGCACCTGGTGTCCGGCCCGCGCAGCACCGCCGAGTTCGTCGCGTACTGCCTGCGCGCGGACTCCCCCCGCCGCACCGTGCACGACCCGGCGTTCACGCACGCGGGGCTGGCCGGCCTCCACGACGGCCCCTCCGGCGACACGTACTGGACGGCACTGTGGGCCCGGCCCCTCACGCCCGCCGGGCTGGCCGACACGGCGGCCGCCGTCACCGACCTCACCAACCGCGAGCGCGCCCGGGCCGGCCTGCCGCCCCTGGCCGTCGACCCGCTGCTCACCGCGGCGGCGCAGGCGCACAGCGCGGACATGGTGGCCCGCGCCTTCTACTCGCACACCGCGCCCGACGGCAGCCGGCCCTGGGACCGGGCCGCCGCCGCGGGGTCCACCCGGCGTTCCATCGGCGAGAACATAGCCTGCGGCCAGCGCTCCCCCGCCGACGTGGTGGAGGGCTGGATGAACAGCCCCGGCCACCGGGCCAACATCCTGAAACCCGGCTTCACGCACATCGGGATCGGCTTCGCCGGCGGCGGCCGGGCGGGCACCTACTGGACGCAGCTCTTCGGCGGTTGAGGCCGCGTCACCGGGCCGTACGGTCCGTCACTCCCCCAGCGGTCCGTCAACTGCCGCAGCGGTCCGTCCTCTCCCCGGCGCCCCGTCCACTCCCCGGCGATCACCGCGATCTTGGCGGAGGGAGAGCCTCCGGGCGAGGATGCCGGTATGAAGGGTGACCTCTTTTCCAGCGAGCACATGGTGCAGCCCGCCGTCGCACCGGGCATGGCCGTCGAGAACGCCAAGTGCATCCGTTACACGGTGAACGGCGAGATGCTCGCACGCCAGGGCGCGATGATCGCCTACCGCGGCAGCCTCCAGTTCGAACGCAAGGGCCAGGGCGTGGGCGGCATGCTCAAGCGCGCGGTCACCGGGGAGGGACTGCCCCTGATGGCGGTGCGCGGGCAGGGCGAGGCCTGGTTCGCCCACGAGGCGCAGAACTGCTTCATCATCGATGTCGAACCCGGTGACGAGTTCACCGTCAACGGCCGCAACGTCCTGTGCTTCGACGCCACGCTGGCGTACCGCATCGCGACCGTGAAGGGCGCCGGCATCACCGGCGGCGGCCTGTTCAACAGCGTCTTCACCGGGCACGGCAGGCTGGGCCTGGTGTGCGAGGGCAATCCGCTGGTCATCCCGGTCTCGCCGCAGTACCCGGTGTACGTCGACACCGACGCGATCGTCGGCTGGACCGCGGGTCTGCAGACCTCCCTGCACCGCTCCCAGTCCCTCGGCTCCATGCTGCGCGGCGGCTCCGGCGAGGCGGTGCAGCTGATGCTCCAGGGCGAGGGGTACGCCGTCGTACGGCCCAGCGAGGCGACCCCGCAGAAGCCCGGTCAGCACTGAGACGCCCGTGCGGCGCCGCTGAGCCCTCGTCAGGTGATCTGCGCCTCACAGGCAACCCGGTCCGTTCCGCCGGCGTCTTGATCGGCAACAGGTGAGGCCCTGGCCCTCGTGGCCAGGGCCGGTTTCCACTCTTCTATACACACCATGTATACGCCCTGTGTAGAGATGTTGTGTATACGGACCGAAAGGCATCGATGTACGGGAAGGCATTCGCCCCGGAGTACCAGGGCGCGCTCACCACCCTGTCCGTCAACTCCTCCCTCACCGACGTCCTGGCCGCCGGCACCGAGCAGTTGGAGGCGGCCGAGCGTGCCGGACGGCCCGCGGAGGCGGCGCGTTCCGGACTCGCGGTGGCCGAGGCGCACCGCCGGCTGGGCCGGGTCGAGGAGGCGGACCGGGCCTGGAAGGCGAGTTACCGCGCCGCCCGCCGGGCCGGGGACGTCGCGGCGATGGCCTGGGCGCTGTGGAGCGGCGGCACGCTGGCCCGGCAGCGCGGCGCGTTCCGGCTGGCCCGCCGGCTGCTGCAGCTCGCGGCGGACCTGGGCGAGCGCGGCGGGGACGTCGTCGTACGCGGGTACTCGCTCGCGGGGCTGGCCGAGACCGGCCGCATCCAGGGCGACTACGAGGCGGTCGGCCGGCTGCACGAGCAGTTGCTCGCCGAGGCCCGGCGGCGCGGGGAGGCGCGGCACACGGTGTGGGCGCTGGAGGGCATCGCGCAGATGCACCGGAACACCGGGAAGTACGACACCGCCTACGCCCTGTTCGAGGAGGCCGCCGAGATCGCCGCGCGCGCCGACGACCGGCGGGGTCACGCCTGGGCGTTGCGCGGTCTGGCCGATGTGGTGTCGGTGCGCGACGGGGACACCGAACGGGCCCTGGAGCTGCTGAGCGAGGCGGAGACGACGTGCCGCGCGATGCGGCTGTCCAGCGCGCTGGCCTACAACCACAAGATGCGCGGCAACGTGCTGTACCGGGCCGGGCGTTACGCCGAGGCCCGGGCGTGGTACGAGCAGGCGCTCGCGGAGTTCCGCGAGATGAGCGAGCCGCGCGGGGAGGCGCTGTCCCGGCTGGGCCTGGCCAAGGCCCGGGCCCGGCTGGGCCGCGACCGGGCCGAGACGGCGGCCGAACTGGCCGACCTCACCGGCCTACTGGAACGCATCGGCCTCCAGCACGCCCGGGAGATGGCGGCCCGGGCCCACGAGGAACTCGGCATACCGGCCACCACGCGGACGACGGAGGCGGCACGGTGACGGCGCTGCCGAAAACGGCAGGGCCGGTGCGGCGGGACACGGCGGCGGCCGGTGCGGGAGTGCAGGCGGCAGGGCAGGACGCTGCACAGGCGGCCCCCGCAGCCGCGCGGCCGGCACGGCCGGGCACCACCGGCGGACCCGCCACCGCGCAACGACCACACCCCAACGCGCCCGGCGGGCCGACGCCCGCGCGCAGCGCACGCCAGGGCGCGGCGACGGCGGCGCGCTCCCTCCCGCCCGCCGCGCCGCACGGCGACCGGCCCGGTCCCGCTGCCGACTCCGCAGACGCCTCCCAGGTCCTCGACCGCTGCCGCGCGCTCGTCCGCCCCGCTCTCGTCGAAGCCGTCGGGCAGTTGCACCCCTGGGTCGCCGAGATGGCCGCCTACTCCTTCGGCTGGTGTGAGGTCGGTGGGGCCCCGGCCGTCGCCCCGGGCGGCAAGGGCGTGCGGCAGGCGCTCGCGGTGCTGGGTGCCGAGGCGGCCGGGGCGCC
This genomic stretch from Streptomyces sp. Go-475 harbors:
- a CDS encoding AIM24 family protein, giving the protein MKGDLFSSEHMVQPAVAPGMAVENAKCIRYTVNGEMLARQGAMIAYRGSLQFERKGQGVGGMLKRAVTGEGLPLMAVRGQGEAWFAHEAQNCFIIDVEPGDEFTVNGRNVLCFDATLAYRIATVKGAGITGGGLFNSVFTGHGRLGLVCEGNPLVIPVSPQYPVYVDTDAIVGWTAGLQTSLHRSQSLGSMLRGGSGEAVQLMLQGEGYAVVRPSEATPQKPGQH
- a CDS encoding tetratricopeptide repeat protein gives rise to the protein MYGKAFAPEYQGALTTLSVNSSLTDVLAAGTEQLEAAERAGRPAEAARSGLAVAEAHRRLGRVEEADRAWKASYRAARRAGDVAAMAWALWSGGTLARQRGAFRLARRLLQLAADLGERGGDVVVRGYSLAGLAETGRIQGDYEAVGRLHEQLLAEARRRGEARHTVWALEGIAQMHRNTGKYDTAYALFEEAAEIAARADDRRGHAWALRGLADVVSVRDGDTERALELLSEAETTCRAMRLSSALAYNHKMRGNVLYRAGRYAEARAWYEQALAEFREMSEPRGEALSRLGLAKARARLGRDRAETAAELADLTGLLERIGLQHAREMAARAHEELGIPATTRTTEAAR
- a CDS encoding CAP domain-containing protein, with amino-acid sequence MGELVPGGNLPLPGGAVSVRVPGPFDVSALVTDDGGKVRGDEDFVFYNQPAAPGARLRGDTLTVDPPRLRPGATRVTVAVSPADPGTPLGRLPSPTLHVTDAAGRPLARFAPPRPERETVLLLAEFYRRGDRWKLRALGQGYADGLAGLARDFGVEVVDDPPAPGQAPPDDGFLGLVNSARAAAGSPPVSLDARLVSAAREHAAAMAAAGRLGVESSDGVSVYQRVTGAGYAYLTVGEHLVSGPRSTAEFVAYCLRADSPRRTVHDPAFTHAGLAGLHDGPSGDTYWTALWARPLTPAGLADTAAAVTDLTNRERARAGLPPLAVDPLLTAAAQAHSADMVARAFYSHTAPDGSRPWDRAAAAGSTRRSIGENIACGQRSPADVVEGWMNSPGHRANILKPGFTHIGIGFAGGGRAGTYWTQLFGG